The genomic segment CGGTCGTGTGCGGGCAGTACACCACGCACGCGCCGGACCGCAGCCCGCTGTCCCGAACCGCCCGGCGCACTTCGGACGTGATTTCCACGAACTCGGTCCGCTTCGCCGTGCCCACGGTGAATGATCGCATGGCCGCCCTCGTAGAATGGCAGGAACATTGTACGCCCGGTCGTTTCGTGGAGAGTTGCCCGTGCCGCCGATTCAGTTCGTGGTCGATCGTCGCGACGCCGGGAAGACGCTCGCCGCCGTGCTGAAGGTGCGGTTCGGTATCCCGTGGGCGCACGCCAAGCGCCTCGTCGAGAACAAGCACGTCCGCGTCAGCGGGCAGGTCGAGACCGACGTCGCCCGCCGGCTCAAGCTCGGCAAGCGCGTCGAACTGGCCGCGGGCACCGTGGAACTGAAGAAGGCCGATAAGAGCGGCGGGAGCAAGGGGAAGCGGGACGAGGTGAAACCCGCGCCGAAGAAGCCGCCCGCGAAGCCGACGCCACCGGCCGCGAAGCCCGCGGGAAAGAAGAGCGCCCCGGCCGGGCTCCTGTCGCTGGACGACATCGTTTATCTGGACGACGCGCTCGTGGTGGTGAACAAGCCCGCGGGCCTGACCACCATGCGCAACGAGGACGAGGTCGCGGAGTTCGGCGCGGGCCAGCGGTTCCTCACGAGGACGCTCGCCGGGGCGCTGCCGGCGCTGCTCGGCACGCCCGACCGGGCGGTGGTCGCGGTCCACCGCCTCGACCGCGACACGTCCGGACTGGTCGTGTTCGCCCGCACCCGCGCCGCGGGCGAAGTTCTTACGAAGCAGTTCCGCGCGCACAGCACCGAGCGGCGGTACGTGGCCCTGACGCGCGGGGTGCCGCCCGCCAAGCGCATCGCGTCGGTGCTGGTGCGCGACCGCGGCGACGGCCGCCGCGGCAGCACGACGGACCTCGTCGCCGAAGACGGCAAGCGGGCGGTGACGCACGTTTCGGTGGCCGAGACCTTCGGCCGCTTCGCCCTGGTCGAGTGCCGCCTGGAGACGGGCCGCACGCACCAGGTTCGTATCCACCTGGGGGAGGCCGGCGCCCCCCTGTGCGGCGAAACGGTGTACGACCGGCCCATCGACGGGAAGCCGCGCCCGGACGGGAGCGGCGCGAAGCGCCCGATGCTGCACGCGATCCGGTTGGGCTTCACGCACCCCGAGACCGGCGCGGAGGTGAGCTGGGAAGTCGCCCCGCCCGCGGACTTCCGCGAAGTGCTGACGCGCCTGCGCAAAGAACACGCGGCTGAATAACGCCATGCGCCACCGACTCGCGCGTGCCCTTTGTCAGGAGCCTGGGAGGACGCCCGTCGCGTCCCATTACCCGGGTCCAGGGGAACGGGTGGGTTCAGAGGCGAGTAGCATTCTCAGCAGAATTGGGGCCGTGGATCCGGCGCGATAGGCTAACGGGCCATCCGATCGACCCTCCCCGTACGGCGCGAATAATTTTGTCCGCTGTCGCAGCCGACCGGACATATGCTTTTGCCCACCACCGAGGTCAAGGAATGGCCGTCTCCCTGTTACCACTCGTGCGGCACGCC from the Frigoriglobus tundricola genome contains:
- a CDS encoding RluA family pseudouridine synthase, producing MPPIQFVVDRRDAGKTLAAVLKVRFGIPWAHAKRLVENKHVRVSGQVETDVARRLKLGKRVELAAGTVELKKADKSGGSKGKRDEVKPAPKKPPAKPTPPAAKPAGKKSAPAGLLSLDDIVYLDDALVVVNKPAGLTTMRNEDEVAEFGAGQRFLTRTLAGALPALLGTPDRAVVAVHRLDRDTSGLVVFARTRAAGEVLTKQFRAHSTERRYVALTRGVPPAKRIASVLVRDRGDGRRGSTTDLVAEDGKRAVTHVSVAETFGRFALVECRLETGRTHQVRIHLGEAGAPLCGETVYDRPIDGKPRPDGSGAKRPMLHAIRLGFTHPETGAEVSWEVAPPADFREVLTRLRKEHAAE